The Pieris napi chromosome 4, ilPieNapi1.2, whole genome shotgun sequence DNA segment TATGGATGTTACGCTTTGGGTACTACTTTATAGGATTTTTAAGCTCAGAATAATAAAAGTCCACTAATGGTATATTCGagcaataaaagtaatatttgttCGTTATTTTAGTTCAGTTACCCCAAAATCCCAACATatgaaaatatactttacgCCTACGAACGCTGTTAAAGGGGCTAACTTTTTAATGAACTGTAGAGGAAAATAtctcacatttttttaaagatttctaAAAGTATCAAATAAGCTATAATGTATCGTTGCAATTTCAAATAGATTACAATCCTAGACCATTTTAAGACAAGAGATAATGAAGTACCAATTGTAGTAAGGCTGGACAacgtttcaataaaataagcTATCTCCTTTTCTTTGTTTGATGTGTATTGAAAAATAACCTTGTATAATCTTCACATAAATTCTTTGTTAAAATACTTCATACAACAAAGAGAATTTGATTCTCGTCCAAATTCATGCATACTTcctttatgaaaataatttttatttgtgtattttcTCACATTAAGTGACGGGATAAGGGAATTGGCCGCAGATGCATGCATGCATGctttctttgatcatttttctttttatagacTTCTTTTTTTTGCCTGACGCATGTTGTAGATTTTTGGGTTTGAAACATGCCGGTTTGCAACACGACGTTTTACCGTAGGAACAAATCAATTGCGCACATCCGTTGGAGCAGAGCCGTGATTTGAATACACGACCTTTGAGATTCGCACCTTAAGCCACAAGGCCAATACAAGGCTTTAGCATCATCTCATTTTCTCATAGTAAAGGTgaaaattgcattatttttttttaaatcgattaacaactgtttttcttaaaaatggcAGCTACAAAAGTTTAATTCCCGATTAATTTCTGAATGAACAAAGCGAAAGTTTAGCTATTAGAATTAtggttaatttaaatgtttaatgaatGCATAACTAGCTTTTAATGATCGACTCACCAGTGATATTTGAAATCGCTACCATTCGTTTATACACTTTACGTCAGTAACAAGAGGCTAAAAGGTTGCCCTGACAGTTATCAAGCCGTCCTATATTTAAATGCATTGGTTACAATTTGAACCGactttcaaaattaataaactactcaaatataaatttattcatttaatgaatgtacctaattataatttaataattcaactAGCCACTAAAGAATTTTCGAACTAATATGACATAgatccaaaaaaaaatcagtttgTTGAAAAGTCGGCCTTTTAGttcgtttaaatttaaagtaccTGTATGGAATCAGTGTTATCCCTCCATCCTCGGCCATTTTCGTTCTGCTTGTTATACGATGTCTTCTTCTTGTTTCCGCCATCAGCAAACTTCACCAGTAGCGGTTCCTTGGCTCCCGGTATTGGGTTTCCATTGAACATCtgaaatttgttaatatttatatttaaggtGACTTTTGAAAGACCATTCCTTATATTAGAGActgtaaaatttcattttattgtgATCTGtgatatgtaattataatttatatatctgtAATACGAAATCAAAGGAATTCATAGAGAAAATCTCAAGTAATGATTGTTACCAATCCGAAACAATTGTTCTTTACCGCAAATTAGCGCTAAGGTTGACTTCCTTATGTAAAACTGTATTGGTTTTAAAAAACAGAAGTCATATTGTGCGATAAGTCTCGACTCAATACCCATTTCTACGGGTCGACATAAAAACAGTTATTTCGAAGTTGCcagtatataaaatgtataaaacaagATGCCTACGTTAAGATTGTCTCAACAAGAATAACGTGTATTTCTCTATGGTATGTAACAAAGAACATAAATTCAGCCTAAAGATTTAGGGACAGTCTTTGGAAAACAGCCAAGTATGAGTAAGATTGTGTAGCCTTGGTAAGAATTATTAGTCAAAATTGgatttcgtaaaatatccttaattttttatggtCTTAATAATATCGTTGGATTTGACAAAGAATCGCAGTGATCATGAAATATTCTAAGAGCGTCTTCTTAATAAGTGCTTAATGCAATGTAGTGAAAGTGTGTTGtttttacgtttttatttggaaaatgACGCAAAAGCAAAAACAGAATATTCAACAGCTATTTCAACCTtaggtttaatttttacatttattttaattttatatttaatttttaaattttaattagtcTATTGTATGtatcataatatttcttattatttacaaaaatggtGTATGTAGCGCCATCTAGTAATAggatttaaagttaaaatagtatttctttattttctgtgtatattttgttaatctgCTTTTTTTGGCCTTCGCTTGGGACGATGTAATGCGTGTGGAATGATATTCTAATCTAGTAATTTGcctttttatcttttaaaaaccattCCAACAGCATTGTATCGTTTTGTTACTGTATTTACTTTTCGAATAGCATCGTTCTTACTTGAATAATCTGTTCGCATTTTTCCCTAGACTCCATCCTTGCGAAACCAACACCCTTGCTGTGTCCATGAGTGTCGCGTAGGATTCTCGTCGAGACCACTTGTCCAAACTTGGCCAACAGTTGGTCCACATCATTCTCCTTGAAGTGCGGCGGTAGATTGGCCATGTACAAGTTGGTCGGATCCTGCTCTTGTTGCTGAAAACCCCAAGGGAAACCGTTCAAGCAACTTTTCATTTATCGCCAATAAGATATAAACAGTTAAATCACATAAaagtttagaaatttaaaatccaTTGAAAAAGGAATCAAGAAATATTACTAATGaacgttttaatttaatattgattagCTGGAAGCCCGCAATTACTAGACGCGAAAGCCAACATTGACGTTTTCAGCAGACTGTATCTATTATACATTCTTGTTAGTACCTTATGTTAAATGGTATATACATCAGCATAGGTTATGAAGCTAGTTAGAGTCGCATACACTATTAATATCGAAAGCATAGAAACCCATTGCCCAATAGCGAAATTGTTACGCTAAAGCCACAAGAGTTATGAAATGTCTGAAGTCAGTAGAGGAAGCGTTTTTTTGCTTAAATATCGTAATACTTACAAAATTAAGTCACTGTTACACCAATTTATCGGGTTGATAAAAATGAACTGTCAAATACATACTTCGTTTAATATTGGCGCCTTCAATTACTATAAAACTATAGAGAATTTTATCTATATCCAAAGGCTTCACGCTACAAGGCACAATTTAGTAAATCTAGCATGAGTTCCTGAGGTGGCTTAAATAGCACTTTATCACAATAAATACTAAAGCTATAGTAAAAGGTAGAAGGAAGGTATGGTTCGGATAGGCCACGgcttgatttaaaaaaaaatgtgtgcgtgtactaggtgtacacacgtaagaagtgaaacttctttatgaccttatttttcgaaaaatgatctactatatgcaacttaacgaaatttgttaaataaagtttaacaaaaggcttttattatcatagacatgaatacaaatacaattatttcactaagattattacagaatttcattaattgtaatagaattattactatcattgctatcgttattatatatttttgttattaatggcttcgaatctcttcggatcaaccgtggtagggacaagaaaaagatggcgcgtatccgaaaaacgtgacgatttgctacaaaatttctcccatacgtctataaaaaattcattctaacgccgataaagaagtttgacttcaaaaagcaacatggcgcgtaaccgaaaaacgtgacgatttgctacaaaatttctcccatacgtcgataaagaactttcattccaacgccaattaaagaagtttaacttcaaaaagcaacatggcgcgtaacggaaaaatgtgacgcgtaacgaaaaaatgttacacaaattttttttccaaccccgataaagaagtttcacttcaaaaataattaaatagttaatagTGACTTATGAGTTACGACTTCGAATCCGAAGAACAGAGGCAATTGCAGCTTGTCCTCACGAGTCATATACCTGTGAGGCCTAGCCACAACTGCTCATGCTTGATGCAGACGTCCCGAAGGGTCGGGAAGTTTGAGGAAAGGAGCAGGCGGTTAGTCATAATAGTATTACTTGCATGCACAACGTACACGGTTCAGTCTACGCAGGAACCAGATACCCACTTTAGCCATCTGGGCTTGGACACCTTTCGCCTGTAATCCCTTAACAGCCGCCTCCGCCGACGCGATCGTCTCAAAATCTACAAAACCGTAAcctgtgaaaataaaaatggataatGTGATACGACTACATGACGAAATAATAACGGAAACATGCACAAAGTATTATGGAACATGTATGTGCGTAAAAAAGATGTGACATGATACTAAATGTCAAATGATATGGAACTAGGCTCGTGCATATAGAAAAAGTTCTCACCGCATGGTTTAGTTTAATGAGGGTATGTTCtagaaaataattgtataattcaGTTTAATACTAGAAGTGtagattttgtatataatacatacatacgtaTATAGAAGTTTAGATTTATGattgtgtaatattttaatgaattctGTTTacctttacatttatttgtatttttatccaATATAGCTTTAGTCGAAATTATGTTGCCATACCTGaaatgaaaatcatatttaatagGAACTTACGTACGTATTCATCCTATGAAATTACGTATATACTTACATACTTCCTTGTTTTACGAAAGTATGCcccaaataaattattgtacctAATACTTTTTGTGTTGTGAGTAATTAGGCAACACTTGTGTGCTATATGGTTCTAtattatcttttgttttgatCTAGACTATTagatctatttatttatttatttatttagacacaaaatataaaagaacaCTTACATTTGGCACATTTGTACGAGATCCTTATCTGTGGTGTTTTGATTGAGTCCTCGTATATAGAGATTAGTACGGCTTAGTTGCTCCCCCGAAGCTCCCGTGGTCGACGTGGAGGAAGCTGGTGGAGGTGGGGCGGTGCTGAGGCTAGTGGAGCGGGTGCCCCCTGCTGAGTTCGACGAGGAACTAGATGCAGTATTGGCCGGAGACGCGGCGGTAGGCACGCGCGTGCCGGCCGCGCCGCAACCGCCCGACATACCGATGCCCGAgtactgtaaataaatacccTAAATTACGCTTTACGTCACGTGTTCgataataatttgatttacaAGCTTCAATAAggaaaatactttaaaaattgtagagaTTTATATCAAatctacttatttaaaattaaacaatttagttatcttggttttaaaataattcgtcgtcaaatattaatatctacaataattaagtttattattcGGAGAATACCGAATACagacaaattatataattatttgactTAGTgtccataatattaaaatttaaaactaaactgagcagcctataaaatataataaggaCAAAACAATTGCACATGCAGTGCCCTATTTTTGTGCCATCGATAGGGTTGACAACGTGAGTCGAGTAAATGAGCAATTTCTCCCACACAAGTTTATGAAACGAGTATAACAAGGGCTGACTTCATTGAAAATAACTGCTCTGAAGGCGCGTTAAGACGCACGCCATTAGTTATTCAGCCGGGTATAATGAATAGGGAGCGTATAGGGCCGTCAACTCAGATAAAACATACGAGAATTTTCAGACTATTCAACTTGTCCTAATTCGAGAATCATTTGAATGTTTAGCTGTACTTTAAAGCGACTAATTATGAGGATTCGAAATGCACTAGTCTCGTATATTACGAAATGAGagaatttaaatgtaaagaaataaaactttcTTGTAACACAAATTTGACTATTACTTATTCATTTCTTGTTACTGCTCAATTTAAGATATAATTCTTTTCGGTTCTTCTATAGTGATgtcctaataaataaatgacttttataactttaacAAAATTTCTTGTTCACATTAATTCGTCAACCCTAAAGGGTAATGAACGCATACCGATTCTGAGCACGCCCTTAATCGACATACAGGTCTTATGGCAAGAGAACCGTACGGACCTCCGTACACCCATTTCGATACATtacatagtttttatatagtttaacaTACAATCACTTCTACGAAacttcatattataattattgtaattctaCCAACAGTTTAGATATATACGATAACCGAAAGAACGGGAAACCTTATACAATAACCGCGATATATTGGGCGCGATAGTTATCGTGTGTTGTGGGTAGAGGGCGCCTAGGGTGTACTTAAATCGCGGCTCGAAATTAATTACCAATAgggaatgttttatttttatctgatTCATTATTTCCACGACAGGGCCTAAAGTATTCATACTTTTAATACTAAGGCCTTGGaccatataaatacatatttaaacactcaagacctaagcacaacaccaaatgctcatcacatcgatgttcgtctcagccggggatcgaacccgggacccaaggattcgcagtcaggggtactagccactagaccaatgagtcgtcaaaatgtttttgtttatgattataaaaaatttagccGTTAAATGAACGAGAATATGGTGAACTTGTTTTGCTGTAGTACAAAAAACTACGTTATGTTATTTACCGACTATGTACTGCAATCGCTTGATTTATGTGTTGTTCTGATTGCCAAATATTGGTTGAACAATTCCGTACACATTTTTGGATCGTTTTAGTTTAGAATTAtggatttttaatttgattcagTGTTCCATTGTTTTTATAACGtttacaatttattgttaCTAGGAATGCgggtttaatttatataccgCTGTgatttaaagttatattttatattgagcGTTTCACCTTTTAATGTAAGTACTAATCTGTCTCAGCATAGTATACGTACTAGGTCTTTTGACTCTTTCTGTTAATATAGGTTTACGCCGTCATGATAAGAGACAGACGAGTACTGTAGTTAACACTGTGCAATTAGACTGATTTGCTCTTTATGAATAAGGTAGAGCATTACAGTGTAAGaagtttttacaaataatcaGATGTATTATATGTCTATTATTCGACTCAGTCGCATCAATAGAAAATTAGTAAAACAAATAGATCTACTAAAGCATAtactttaaacttaaaatagaaTATACAAGGCAACCGTGGATGGTGATATCGGGTTGGTTAGGCCTTGTCGTACAtacctggaccaaatccagAAGGTACTAGAAAAGGGACAAGTTAAAAGTACACTTAATCGCCGAGCATGCATGGTGAAATtcatgaaagtggatgaagcgagagaggTATGACAGGACCATAGCAAGTAGAGATCCGTGGTTTCTGCCTGCCGTGGGAAAATGGcgtgataaaataaataaaaaagtttttacggATAGCTTCACCAAATAGATAGTAACGTCTCTAGAAATAATGACATAGGGCGACTTAATTACGCGTTATAGAAATgcaattatacaatataattaattcggACTCGTAGTGTTTGGTCTCAGACTAGAACACATAAAGGGCCAAAGTCTACGCTAAAACTTAGACACACAAGTTTACTGTGCCTCTATTTGAAGTAGCTAATGTATTAGTTATTTGCATATTAAACGCATAAAGTGCGCGTGTCTCACTACCGATAACTTGCTTGCAAATTGTTACTTAAGAGTTATGACTAACTTGTACTCCGCGTCTAATTACTTTTGCTGTATGTTTAACTTAGTAGTGAATATAAATTGGATACGAGCTGATGTTTGCGACAACAATCTTTATAGTATTTGTGTTTTGTCATAACAATAACTACGTATTTATTTCTGATTAACAACGGTCATCGCGCGACGAGAGCCAGAAGAGGGAAAAAGTGTTTTAGAATTCATGATTTTAAAACACGAAAACGAAAAAATCTGTTCAATTACACTAGTTTAAAAAgttctgtctcttttcattatagcgtaaatacaatttgacggAAAGAGGACAAAAGAGTACTTGTGAGCAATGTGCAGTGGATTGAGCGTAGGATTTCCTGAGTTCAAACCTTAGCTGTGCTTCAATGgacttttctttttatgtacgcatttaagaCTCAGTCATAATCGTCtctgccttagactcaaaaaaaTAGACGgtgtatgtcaggcacagaagactgattTCCAACTAGTCTattctgaaaaaaattaccacgAAATTGATACAGATTCCAACCACCACCAcaaaatatgtgtttaaaatcTCTTCTATCTTAATGCCGTCATCAAtctaaattattctaaatgcAAATTTGTTTTGTGTGCCTATCAAGCCGAATAAACTGGAATTCTAACTCAGGACATCCGGGTTATATGCCATGTTAAGATACAacagaaaattattttcaattcgATTTTAAATCTACATAAGTTGGTTTTAAGATACTCCTTATGAAACAGATCATCAAAATTGTATTACgcaatgataataaaaacatcttaTATCACAATACTTCGGTTTGTCTTTTTACTTcacattttaaaaaccacATAAGTACCTCATTCCAGAATTCAATTGCAACCTCATCAAAGGCTATTGAAAATATTGTCGAGTTCTCAATAGAGTCAGCTGGGAAATCATTGAGAGCGATTCATTTATCgaagacatatttttttaataacaatttttttaaaagaaaaacgctttttaccggattaaagttatgtattattataaatttacaactatttgacataattttaaatttatccgacgtttcgcgtgctttacagcgtgcgtggtcacggtgactgaagacaaaagatgttgaatgtcaaaaagtatcacagctgcagagaaagttgcattatctgtatttatttccccggagttggtatcgactaaaagatggagggttttggcaaaaatggctcacggtgtcctctattttcgcggattgtttttctttttgagattttaatttggatattattggatcccaggtgtttgacaattttaggccgtcttctctattgaaattggggtgttttttgatttcaatggcttcgcgtaccaatcttgggaagaatcttttctctttcgcaagtattttcagttggtcaaagcgtatgtagtgattaggcctatctagtatgtgttcacagactgctgattttgtgtgtcgtctatgtcttatgtctgcaatgtgttctttgagtctgctggacatattgcgtttagtttgccctatgtaagacaggccacagtcgcaatccagtttgtatatacctgcatcttgcaatggggtgttacttttgattggtcttaggaattgctgaatcttcttgtgcggcttgaaaattgtatgaatagaagctcgttttaggatccggctaattctatctgtaactccctttacatatggcaagtaggctggctggcggggaactgtttgtgtcttgtttttgtttttgtgatgtagccgggggatgcgcagcttgtttcggtgtagcacctgtttgacatgctgtagttcctcctcgaggtgggcatcatcacaaagacgttgggctctctgaaacaaacatttaccgacagaaagcagttgtgaagggtggtggtgggattcaccattgaggtacctatctgtgtgggttgccttcctgtgtattgtgtgacctagtgtgccatctgctttgcgtataattaaaatgtctaaaaagggcagacagttgttgttttcttgttcaacagtaaatttaatgttcttgtgtattgaatttaaatgtgctagaaatgcagatattttgtcattggGGAGTACTACAAATGTGTCATCGACATATCTCTTGTACAGTCGAGGTTTAACCGGGGTATTGGCCAAAGCTCTCTCCTCAAAGTCCTCCATGAAGATGTCAGCGACTATAGGTGACACTGGAGAACCCATGGCTACTCCATCAACCTGCACATAGAACTCATCTTTCCACATTAAGTATCCTGATGTGAGACAgtgttttacaatatctacATAATCTGGTGACATGTTCTGTTCCCTAAGTCTTTTTGCAATGATATCTAGGCAGTCATTTAGTGGTAAGTTTGTAAATAGTGACTCAATGTCAAAACTCACCATGGTTTCATTGTGGAGTAATTTGAGATCTCTCAATGTTTCCACAAAATGGTAAGAGTCCTTAACATGAGCACTAGTGTGCCCCCTGAGAGGGGATAATATTGACACTAAGTGTTTGGCTAATTTGTATGTGGGTGAGTCGATATGACTGACTATGGGTCTTAAAGGAttgttgtgtttgtgtatttttggCAATCCATATATTTTTGGAGGTTTTACGCAGGCTGTTGTTAAAGATTTGACGTCTAATGACAGTGTTTCGGAATATTTAGTAAGGAGGCtagatgtttgttttattaccttGTTTGTGGGATCTTTATCGACTTTTTTGTAGGTATTGACATCGTTTAAGAGGAGAGCCATCTTGCTTTCGTATTCCGACGTATCCATAACAACGGTTGCATTCCCTTTGTCAGCTCGGATGCTCTTAAACGATGTCAATACCTACAAAAAAGTCGATAAAGATCCCACAAACaaggtaataaaacaaacatctaGCCTCCTTACTAAATATTCCGAAACACTGTCATTAGACGTCAAATCTTTAACAACAGCCTGCGTAAAACCTCCAAAAATATATGGATTGccaaaaatacacaaacacaacaaTCCTTTAAGACCCATAGTCAGTCATATCGACTCACCCACATACAAATTAGCCAAACACTTAGTGTCAATATTATCCCCTCTCAGGGGGCACACTAGTGCTCATGTTAAGGACTCTTACCATTTTGTGGAAACATTGAGAGATCTCAAATTACTCCACAATGAAACCATGGTGAGTTTTGACATTGAGTCACTATTTACAAACTTACCACTAAATGACTGCCTAGATATCATTGCAAAAAGACTTAGGGAACAGAACATGTCACCAGATTATgtagatattgtaaaacacTGTCTCACATCAGGATACTTAATGTGGAAAGATGAGTTCTATGTGCAGGTTGATGGAGTAGCCATGGGTTCTCCAGTGTCACCTATAGTCGCTGACATCTTCATGGAGGACTTTGAGGAGAGAGCTTTGGCCAATACCCCGGTTAAACCTCGACTGTACAAGAGATATGTCGATGACACAT contains these protein-coding regions:
- the LOC125048860 gene encoding protein alan shepard isoform X7 — its product is MASAGAQFRGGAQQWAAAYAPPCRYPPPQQSYAAAPSPYTPHQGIYLQYSGIGMSGGCGAAGTRVPTAASPANTASSSSSNSAGGTRSTSLSTAPPPPASSTSTTGASGEQLSRTNLYIRGLNQNTTDKDLVQMCQMYGNIISTKAILDKNTNKCKGYGFVDFETIASAEAAVKGLQAKGVQAQMAKVGIWFLRRLNRQQEQDPTNLYMANLPPHFKENDVDQLLAKFGQVVSTRILRDTHGHSKGVGFARMESREKCEQIIQMFNGNPIPGAKEPLLVKFADGGNKKKTSYNKQNENGRGWRDNTDSIQLYLQQAMSVGGVYGGVANAECGVYRGGAGVYFHPQLHHHHAPHPAAWLAPYAALIPPAPAPHPHPHIPIDAVPSQYVNWDSLRPENEVYYFASPPYQYFTGPNPPVIQMPMESEHASTAASPDEAYQPYPPPK
- the LOC125048860 gene encoding protein alan shepard isoform X3, whose protein sequence is MALHLETALQRKLNFKMTTVILSTNSTSESQYYSSTLKSTVGCRSASSVGVGAVTVASASAGACAGRMASAGAQFRGGAQQWAAAYAPPCRYPPPQQSYAAAPSPYTPHQYSGIGMSGGCGAAGTRVPTAASPANTASSSSSNSAGGTRSTSLSTAPPPPASSTSTTGASGEQLSRTNLYIRGLNQNTTDKDLVQMCQMYGNIISTKAILDKNTNKCKGYGFVDFETIASAEAAVKGLQAKGVQAQMAKVGIWFLRRLNRQQEQDPTNLYMANLPPHFKENDVDQLLAKFGQVVSTRILRDTHGHSKGVGFARMESREKCEQIIQMFNGNPIPGAKEPLLVKFADGGNKKKTSYNKQNENGRGWRDNTDSIQLYLQQAMSVGGVYGGVANAECGVYRGGAGVYFHPQLHHHHAPHPAAWLAPYAALIPPAPAPHPHPHIPIDAVPSQYVNWDSLRPENEVYYFASPPYQYFTGPNPPVIQMPMESEHASTAASPDEAYQPYPPPK
- the LOC125048860 gene encoding protein alan shepard isoform X1 → MALHLETALQRKLNFKMTTVILSTNSTSESQYYSSTLKSTVGCRSASSVGVGAVTVASASAGACAGRMASAGAQFRGGAQQWAAAYAPPCRYPPPQQSYAAAPSPYTPHQGIYLQYSGIGMSGGCGAAGTRVPTAASPANTASSSSSNSAGGTRSTSLSTAPPPPASSTSTTGASGEQLSRTNLYIRGLNQNTTDKDLVQMCQMYGNIISTKAILDKNTNKCKGYGFVDFETIASAEAAVKGLQAKGVQAQMAKVGIWFLRRLNRQQEQDPTNLYMANLPPHFKENDVDQLLAKFGQVVSTRILRDTHGHSKGVGFARMESREKCEQIIQMFNGNPIPGAKEPLLVKFADGGNKKKTSYNKQNENGRGWRDNTDSIQLYLQQAMSVGGVYGGVANAECGVYRGGAGVYFHPQLHHHHAPHPAAWLAPYAALIPPAPAPHPHPHIPIDAVPSQYVNWDSLRPENEVYYFASPPYQYFTGPNPPVIQMPMESEHASTAASPDEAYQPYPPPK
- the LOC125048860 gene encoding protein alan shepard isoform X4, with the protein product MALHLETALQRKLNFKMTTVILSTNSTSESQYYSSTLKSTVGCRSASSVGVGAVTVASASAGACAGRMASAGAQFRGGAQQWAAAYAPPCRYPPPQQSYAAAPSPYTPHQYSGIGMSGGCGAAGTRVPTAASPANTASSSSSNSAGGTRSTSLSTAPPPPASSTSTTGASGEQLSRTNLYIRGLNQNTTDKDLVQMCQMYGNIISTKAILDKNTNKCKGYGFVDFETIASAEAAVKGLQAKGVQAQMAKVGIWFLRRLNRQQEQDPTNLYMANLPPHFKENDVDQLLAKFGQVVSTRILRDTHGHSKGVGFARMESREKCEQIIQMFNGNPIPGAKEPLLVKFADGGNKKKTSYNKQNENGRGWRDNTDSIQQAMSVGGVYGGVANAECGVYRGGAGVYFHPQLHHHHAPHPAAWLAPYAALIPPAPAPHPHPHIPIDAVPSQYVNWDSLRPENEVYYFASPPYQYFTGPNPPVIQMPMESEHASTAASPDEAYQPYPPPK
- the LOC125048860 gene encoding protein alan shepard isoform X2, with protein sequence MALHLETALQRKLNFKMTTVILSTNSTSESQYYSSTLKSTVGCRSASSVGVGAVTVASASAGACAGRMASAGAQFRGGAQQWAAAYAPPCRYPPPQQSYAAAPSPYTPHQGIYLQYSGIGMSGGCGAAGTRVPTAASPANTASSSSSNSAGGTRSTSLSTAPPPPASSTSTTGASGEQLSRTNLYIRGLNQNTTDKDLVQMCQMYGNIISTKAILDKNTNKCKGYGFVDFETIASAEAAVKGLQAKGVQAQMAKVGIWFLRRLNRQQEQDPTNLYMANLPPHFKENDVDQLLAKFGQVVSTRILRDTHGHSKGVGFARMESREKCEQIIQMFNGNPIPGAKEPLLVKFADGGNKKKTSYNKQNENGRGWRDNTDSIQQAMSVGGVYGGVANAECGVYRGGAGVYFHPQLHHHHAPHPAAWLAPYAALIPPAPAPHPHPHIPIDAVPSQYVNWDSLRPENEVYYFASPPYQYFTGPNPPVIQMPMESEHASTAASPDEAYQPYPPPK
- the LOC125048860 gene encoding protein alan shepard isoform X5; amino-acid sequence: MALHLETALQRKLNFKMTTVILSTNSTSESQYYSSTLKSTVGCRSASSVGVGAVTVASASAGACAGRMASAGAQFRGGAQQWAAAYAPPCRYPPPQQSYAAAPSPYTPHQGIYLQYSGIGMSGGCGAAGTRVPTAASPANTASSSSSNSAGGTRSTSLSTAPPPPASSTSTTGASGEQLSRTNLYIRGLNQNTTDKDLVQMCQMYGNIISTKAILDKNTNKCKGYGFVDFETIASAEAAVKGLQAKGVQAQMAKQQEQDPTNLYMANLPPHFKENDVDQLLAKFGQVVSTRILRDTHGHSKGVGFARMESREKCEQIIQMFNGNPIPGAKEPLLVKFADGGNKKKTSYNKQNENGRGWRDNTDSIQLYLQQAMSVGGVYGGVANAECGVYRGGAGVYFHPQLHHHHAPHPAAWLAPYAALIPPAPAPHPHPHIPIDAVPSQYVNWDSLRPENEVYYFASPPYQYFTGPNPPVIQMPMESEHASTAASPDEAYQPYPPPK
- the LOC125048860 gene encoding protein alan shepard isoform X6, whose protein sequence is MALHLETALQRKLNFKMTTVILSTNSTSESQYYSSTLKSTVGCRSASSVGVGAVTVASASAGACAGRMASAGAQFRGGAQQWAAAYAPPCRYPPPQQSYAAAPSPYTPHQGIYLQYSGIGMSGGCGAAGTRVPTAASPANTASSSSSNSAGGTRSTSLSTAPPPPASSTSTTGASGEQLSRTNLYIRGLNQNTTDKDLVQMCQMYGNIISTKAILDKNTNKCKGYGFVDFETIASAEAAVKGLQAKGVQAQMAKVGIWFLRRLNRQQEQDPTNLYMANLPPHFKENDVDQLLAKFGQVVSTRILRDTHGHSKGVGFARMESREKCEQIIQMFNGNPIPGAKEPLLVKFADGGNKKKTSYNKQNENGRGWRDNTDSIQLYLQQAMSVGGVYGGVANAECGVYRGGAGVYFHPQLHHHHAPHPAAWLAPYAALIPPAPAPHPHPHIPIDAVPSQYYFASPPYQYFTGPNPPVIQMPMESEHASTAASPDEAYQPYPPPK